The Lentisphaerota bacterium genome includes a window with the following:
- a CDS encoding phosphoribosylformylglycinamidine cyclo-ligase → MVADKTVQAARISAYAQAGVDIDSKMSGIQSIKKMVAGTATSGAVGGIGSFGGLFASPGKEHLLVASTDGVGTKLKVAALTGRHDTVGQDLVNHCVNDILVQGAKPLFFMDYIGTSRFEQSIFHDVVAGLCKACKENGCTLLGGETAELPGLYPLGEYDLVGTIVGTVERKKVITGKQIKPGDVIIGMASGGLQTNGFSLARKVLFDQCGFTIKDCLPGTHVTIGDILLSVHRSFLTPITKLMASVDIRGMAHITGGGFMDNIPRVLPEGCRAVIDRNAWKTPTLFSFIQHQGRVDRDEMYRVFNMGIGFVVIVRKPDAARALDILKRCRTEPAVIGAIEKGVHGVAYLDS, encoded by the coding sequence ATGGTGGCAGATAAAACAGTTCAGGCAGCGCGGATATCGGCTTACGCTCAGGCGGGTGTTGACATTGACTCCAAGATGTCCGGCATACAATCGATCAAGAAGATGGTTGCCGGAACGGCCACCAGTGGCGCGGTCGGCGGAATCGGCAGTTTTGGGGGCCTGTTTGCTTCGCCGGGCAAGGAGCACCTGCTGGTCGCCAGCACCGACGGCGTGGGGACCAAGCTCAAGGTGGCTGCGCTGACGGGTCGGCATGACACGGTGGGGCAGGATCTTGTCAACCACTGCGTGAACGACATTCTGGTTCAGGGCGCCAAACCGCTCTTTTTCATGGACTACATCGGCACGTCGCGCTTTGAGCAGTCGATCTTTCATGATGTGGTTGCGGGCTTGTGCAAGGCGTGCAAGGAGAACGGGTGTACGCTGCTGGGAGGCGAGACTGCCGAACTGCCCGGGCTTTATCCGCTGGGCGAGTACGATCTGGTGGGAACCATCGTCGGGACGGTCGAGCGCAAGAAGGTGATCACCGGCAAGCAGATCAAGCCGGGTGACGTGATTATCGGGATGGCCTCAGGCGGGTTGCAGACCAATGGCTTCTCCTTGGCGCGCAAGGTGTTGTTCGACCAGTGCGGGTTTACAATCAAGGATTGCCTGCCGGGCACCCACGTGACGATTGGCGACATCCTGTTGTCCGTTCATCGCAGTTTTCTCACGCCGATCACGAAACTGATGGCTAGTGTCGATATCCGGGGGATGGCGCACATCACCGGCGGCGGGTTTATGGACAACATTCCGCGGGTGCTGCCGGAAGGCTGCCGGGCGGTGATTGACCGGAATGCGTGGAAAACACCGACGCTTTTCAGCTTTATTCAGCATCAGGGCCGGGTGGACCGTGACGAGATGTACCGGGTGTTCAATATGGGGATCGGCTTTGTGGTGATCGTCCGGAAGCCCGATGCCGCGCGCGCGCTGGACATTCTCAAACGCTGCCGGACGGAACCGGCGGTGATCGGCGCGATTGAAAAGGGCGTGCACGGAGTGGCGTATCTGGATTCGTAA